A single window of Salvia splendens isolate huo1 chromosome 8, SspV2, whole genome shotgun sequence DNA harbors:
- the LOC121742931 gene encoding uncharacterized protein LOC121742931 produces MSSSNASTLLLPSECSGHARQLESSNGNRYQPLLHQSWSSSQGPVAILWDMENCPVPSDVRSEDVAGNIRMALRFHPVIDGAVTMLSAYGDFNAFPRRLREGCQRTGVKLIDVPNGRKDASDKAILIDMFLFALDNPPPSSIMLISGDVDFAPALHILGQRGYTIVLAIPSRVGVSSALCNAGRFVWDWPSIARGEGFMPPAKAMIPSRGGAGDIAGFLVGCHINNTMDGENEEESIVYRGISRGYCSTRDLSFVSRSASEHKSNPIAMPSDPMISQSLSLPSSLYEVSSGNRVPSKQNDTTWVQPRDLNDLKGQLVRLLELADGNLPLTRLPAEYQKFYGKPLFVSEDGAIKLANLLKKMGDMIAIQGKGQKKFVCLHNSKSGAAGNPVILSRREKKEKESQEDNVDLMAGSGSSDEFSGDGTVVGGGNDGRQVGGSSYLEVVDQSLIVDKSLNKFKYELQEIMVSYSCRIFLGSFESIYQQRYKKQLDYISFGVNNLEELLGKARDVVLLQEEPISKRKYMFAVCG; encoded by the coding sequence ATGTCGAGCTCAAATGCATCTACATTGCTGTTGCCATCGGAATGCTCAGGACATGCAAGGCAATTGGAAAGCTCAAATGGAAACCGTTATCAACCTTTGTTGCATCAAAGTTGGAGCTCCTCCCAGGGTCCTGTTGCTATTCTTTGGGACATGGAGAACTGCCCCGTGCCAAGTGATGTGCGATCTGAAGATGTGGCTGGTAACATTAGGATGGCTCTGCGATTTCATCCTGTAATCGATGGAGCTGTAACAATGCTTTCTGCATACGGGGATTTTAATGCTTTCCCCAGACGACTAAGAGAAGGATGCCAGAGAACTGGCGTGAAGCTCATAGATGTCCCCAATGGACGTAAGGATGCATCCGACAAGGCAATATTGATCGACATGTTCCTTTTTGCTCTTGATAATCCTCCACCTTCATCCATCATGCTGATCTCAGGAGATGTCGATTTTGCTCCTGCTCTCCATATTCTTGGTCAGCGAGGATATACCATAGTTCTTGCTATTCCTTCTCGAGTGGGGGTGTCATCCGCCCTTTGCAATGCAGGTAGGTTTGTATGGGACTGGCCAAGCATTGCTCGTGGGGAAGGTTTTATGCCCCCGGCTAAAGCAATGATTCCATCTCGAGGAGGTGCAGGGGATATTGCAGGCTTCTTGGTGGGATGTCATATTAACAATACTATGGATGGTGAGAATGAAGAGGAGTCTATAGTGTATAGGGGGATCTCAAGAGGCTATTGCAGCACAAGAGATTTATCTTTTGTATCACGGTCTGCATCTGAGCATAAAAGTAATCCAATTGCAATGCCCTCGGATCCAATGATTTCACAATCTCTTAGCCTTCCATCTAGTCTGTATGAAGTTTCATCAGGAAACCGTGTCCCATCCAAACAAAACGACACGACTTGGGTGCAGCCCAGAGATCTAAACGATTTAAAGGGCCAACTGGTAAGGTTGCTTGAATTGGCAGATGGAAATTTGCCTCTGACCCGACTTCCGGCAGAATACCAAAAATTTTACGGGAAGCCTCTGTTTGTTTCTGAAGATGGGGCAATTAAGCTTGCAAACCTTCTTAAGAAGATGGGTGATATGATTGCTATCCAGGGAAAAGGCCAAAAGAAGTTCGTCTGCCTCCATAACTCTAAATCCGGAGCAGCTGGTAATCCTGTAATATTGTCTAGgagggagaaaaaagaaaaagaatctCAGGAAGACAACGTTGATTTAATGGCTGGAAGTGGCTCCTCGGATGAGTTCTCAGGTGACGGAACAGTTGTAGGAGGAGGAAATGATGGTAGGCAAGTAGGAGGAAGTTCTTATCTTGAGGTTGTTGATCAATCTCTAATTGTTGACAAAAGCCTGAACAAATTTAAGTATGAGCTTCAAGAGATCATGGTGAGCTACTCTTGCCGGATAtttcttggttctttcgagtccATATACCAACAAAGATACAAAAAACAACTGGATTATATAAGCTTTGGTGTGAATAATCTGGAGGAGCTGTTGGGGAAGGCGCGGGATGTGGTTCTGTTGCAAGAGGAACCCATAAGTAAAAGAAAGTATATGTTTGCTGTTTGTGGCTAA
- the LOC121743587 gene encoding cold-regulated protein 28-like translates to MWTDEKHSIYLEHLELSFVKQLHQSISLLEKCSDQDEGERSISRIDHINDAQHGCCKKIKCNRGYPLSNVSVDSVGHTESQRLYRNKRIGMKRPAASARHTCSSHQNSAGTRYCDSEREGTGQNFVDEQHELNSDTAKRMKTFSPPD, encoded by the exons ATGTGGACTGATGAGAAGCACAGCATATATCTTGAACATTTAGAACTCTCATTTGTTAAACAGCTGCACCAGTCAATCAGTTTGCTTGAGAAGTGTTCAGATCAGGACGAGGGAGAAAGAAGCATTTCACGAATAGATCACATTAACGACGCGCAG CATGGTTGTTGCAAAAAGATCAAGTGCAATAGGGGTTATCCTCTTTCCAATGTTTCAGTTGATTCTGTTGGTCATACTGAGAGCCAGCGGTTATATCGTAATAAGCGCATAGGGATGAAACGTCCTGCTGCCTCAGCTCGTCATACTTGTTCTTCACATCAAAATTCTGCCGGTACCAGATACTGTGACTCCGAGAGAG AGGGTACAGGTCAGAATTTTGTTGATGAACAACATGAATTAAACTCTGATACTGCGAAAAGAATGAAGACTTTCTCACCACCGGATTAG